A region of Subtercola boreus DNA encodes the following proteins:
- a CDS encoding YidC/Oxa1 family membrane protein insertase translates to MDISTFPPLALALDALYNLVLGIGTVVQPFAGGAAPVLAIALLTVLVRLALVPVSVSQVRAEVTRRRLAPAIAALRAKYAKKPEALQKALLRLYTSEKVSPLAGILPTLAQAPVLSAIYALFVHPQLAGHANLLLTQTFLGIPFGSNLFATLGAAVTAGFPPVLVSVALLVVLAVVVELTRRANLRWAGSALNAEAGAAADHVPGAAAVASIARFLPYITVLFAAIAPFAAAVYLVTSATWTLGERAVLRRVIRAA, encoded by the coding sequence ATGGACATCTCCACTTTCCCGCCGCTCGCCCTCGCGCTCGACGCTCTCTACAACCTCGTTCTCGGCATCGGGACGGTGGTGCAGCCCTTCGCGGGCGGTGCAGCACCGGTTCTCGCGATCGCGCTGCTGACCGTGCTGGTGCGCCTCGCGCTGGTACCTGTCTCGGTGTCGCAGGTGCGCGCCGAGGTCACGCGGCGGCGGCTCGCACCCGCGATCGCCGCGCTCCGCGCAAAATACGCGAAGAAGCCCGAAGCGCTGCAGAAGGCGCTCCTGCGGCTGTACACCAGCGAGAAGGTCTCACCGCTGGCGGGCATCCTGCCGACACTCGCCCAGGCGCCGGTGCTGTCGGCGATCTACGCGCTCTTCGTTCATCCGCAGCTCGCCGGGCACGCGAACCTGCTGCTGACGCAGACGTTCCTCGGCATCCCGTTCGGTTCCAACCTGTTCGCCACGCTCGGGGCCGCCGTCACAGCGGGGTTCCCGCCGGTTCTGGTGAGTGTGGCGCTTCTCGTGGTGCTGGCCGTCGTGGTCGAGCTGACCAGGCGGGCGAACCTGAGATGGGCGGGTTCTGCCCTGAACGCCGAAGCAGGGGCTGCCGCCGACCACGTGCCGGGCGCGGCCGCCGTCGCGTCGATCGCGCGGTTCCTGCCGTACATCACGGTGTTGTTCGCCGCGATCGCTCCGTTCGCGGCGGCCGTGTACCTCGTCACGAGTGCCACGTGGACGCTCGGCGAACGCGCCGTGCTCCGCCGCGTCATCCGCGCTGCGTGA
- a CDS encoding DUF6412 domain-containing protein, producing the protein MIAVVLAALQFVGALASGDVGSPLVLVASLLGAASVLLVVAVVLVSRWAHTVPDARGRPAPTGNADLPALITQSNPDAPGHARPRAPGFVTRRAA; encoded by the coding sequence ATGATCGCCGTCGTGCTCGCCGCGCTGCAGTTCGTCGGCGCGCTCGCGAGCGGAGACGTCGGCTCGCCGCTCGTTCTTGTTGCGAGTCTCCTCGGGGCAGCGAGCGTGCTCCTCGTCGTCGCAGTCGTGCTGGTCTCCCGGTGGGCCCACACGGTTCCGGATGCGCGGGGCCGCCCCGCCCCGACCGGCAACGCCGATCTGCCCGCCCTCATCACGCAGAGCAACCCCGACGCGCCCGGACACGCGCGCCCGCGCGCCCCGGGGTTCGTCACTCGCCGCGCAGCCTGA
- a CDS encoding TM0106 family RecB-like putative nuclease, with protein MQLAGDTVIYSATDLSAASACEWALLRKLDWMLGRIEKPPFVEDDMLKRAGRLGDLHEKKVLDSLAATRVVVEVERPEDAGIRDGSFTGIRSATEATVAALRSGAEVVFQGAFFDGRFLGYSDFVILGPGGRYEVYDTKLARKAKITALLQLAAYSDQLQRLGFEIGENVHLWLGTGEISTHRLADILPVFHKRRARLQQILDDRLLDPAPTPWGDPRYTACGRCDACAEQVERTHDVLQVAGMRLTQRAKLRAAGVRAIEELAGRVEPVEGMSAATLGALRDQASIQVERASLAEGSPPPWRIANPVALTALPEPSPGDIFFDFEGDPLHEERQLWGLDYLFGLVDTEARFTAFWADDLVEEKTALSEFLDFVRVRRAEHPGMHIYHYASYERTHLLTLAARHGVGEEEIDDLLRNSVLVDLYPIVRQGIRVGSHSYSLKKLEPLYMEEGRDGTANAADSISEYVRYTEFQAVGEVDAAAAVRADIEQYNRYDCVSTLRLRDWLLARAAEVGVTPATDVDLTVELLAQVPLREPDPVYTELVAYLTAAGVHAASAERTADQTAIALASAAIDYHRREAKSFWWEHFARLQNPVDEWADTRGVFVIDTAMIRRDWSLAGPRAQTLSRELVVTGTAAPGSRFSADASPFVLFDSPFPPLGGPTEPGARAAHSRVTFADCGDGTYLLTEKLSRDAHAVGATYAQVPIAVTPASPPNAGKLAEAIADWGRELLNGLPALKPDAALDILRREPPRLGSLPGLVRGENVIASIRSSLLDLDRSYIAVQGPPGTGKTYTGSRVIADLVQNHGWKVGVVAQSHAAVENMLEAIVGAGLDPRLVGKKPKDAAAAAAAASAAGGAAAGGSWTRLDAKAVPGFVQQSGGYVFGGTQWTFANANTVPRGSLDLLVIDEAGQFSLASTIAASVAATRLLLLGDPQQLPQVSQGTHPEPVDVSALGWLAEGHGVLPAEFGYFLETSWRMHPALCAPVSELSYEGRLHSHESGRMLEGVDPGLHPVPVRHTGNSTASPEEADEVVRLVAGLVGSAWFDGVGQTGAAGPAGAAGQAGAAGPAGAAPRPLAERDIIVVAPYNAQVELVHRALSEAGFGGVPVGTVDTFQGQEAAVAIVTLAASGADDVPRGLEFLLLANRLNVAISRAQWAAYLVYSPALTEYLPGSVLGLAQLSAFIGLVE; from the coding sequence GTGCAGCTCGCAGGCGACACGGTCATCTATTCGGCGACCGACCTGAGTGCGGCCTCGGCGTGCGAGTGGGCGCTGCTCCGCAAGCTCGACTGGATGCTCGGGCGCATCGAGAAGCCGCCGTTCGTCGAAGACGACATGCTGAAGCGCGCCGGCCGGCTCGGTGACCTGCACGAGAAGAAGGTGCTCGACTCCCTCGCGGCGACGCGCGTGGTCGTGGAGGTCGAGCGGCCGGAGGACGCAGGTATTCGCGACGGGTCGTTCACGGGCATCCGGTCGGCGACAGAGGCGACGGTCGCGGCGCTCCGGAGCGGGGCCGAGGTCGTCTTCCAGGGGGCGTTCTTCGACGGGCGGTTCCTCGGGTACTCCGATTTCGTCATCCTGGGCCCGGGAGGCCGCTACGAGGTCTACGACACCAAACTGGCCCGCAAGGCGAAGATCACAGCGCTGCTGCAGCTCGCGGCCTACAGCGACCAGTTGCAGCGGCTCGGCTTCGAGATCGGCGAGAACGTGCACCTCTGGCTCGGCACGGGCGAGATCAGCACGCACCGGCTGGCCGACATCCTGCCGGTTTTCCACAAGCGGCGCGCGCGCCTGCAGCAGATTCTGGATGACCGGCTGCTCGATCCCGCTCCGACACCGTGGGGCGATCCGCGCTACACGGCCTGCGGGCGGTGCGACGCCTGCGCCGAGCAGGTCGAACGCACGCACGACGTGCTGCAGGTCGCCGGGATGCGGCTCACCCAGCGGGCGAAGCTGCGGGCGGCAGGGGTCAGGGCGATCGAGGAACTCGCCGGGCGAGTGGAGCCTGTGGAGGGGATGAGCGCGGCGACGCTCGGGGCCCTCCGCGACCAGGCCTCCATCCAGGTCGAGCGCGCCTCGCTGGCGGAAGGTTCGCCGCCGCCGTGGCGCATCGCCAACCCGGTCGCCCTGACGGCGCTGCCGGAGCCGTCGCCCGGCGACATCTTCTTCGACTTCGAGGGCGATCCGCTGCACGAGGAACGCCAGCTCTGGGGCCTCGACTACCTCTTCGGCCTGGTCGACACCGAGGCGCGGTTCACCGCATTCTGGGCCGACGACCTTGTGGAGGAGAAGACGGCGCTGTCGGAGTTCCTCGACTTCGTGCGGGTGCGGCGGGCCGAGCATCCGGGCATGCACATCTACCACTACGCCTCGTATGAGCGCACGCACCTGCTGACCCTCGCCGCGCGGCACGGGGTCGGCGAGGAGGAGATCGACGATCTGCTCCGCAACTCCGTGCTCGTCGACCTCTACCCGATCGTGCGGCAGGGCATCCGGGTCGGCAGTCACAGCTACTCCCTGAAGAAGCTGGAACCGCTGTACATGGAGGAGGGGCGCGACGGCACGGCGAATGCGGCCGACTCGATCAGCGAGTATGTGCGGTACACCGAGTTCCAGGCTGTCGGCGAGGTGGATGCCGCGGCGGCGGTGCGCGCGGACATCGAGCAGTACAACCGGTACGACTGCGTCTCGACGCTGCGCCTCCGCGACTGGTTGCTGGCGCGTGCGGCGGAGGTCGGCGTGACACCGGCGACCGACGTCGACCTCACCGTCGAACTGCTCGCGCAGGTGCCGCTCCGCGAACCCGATCCCGTGTACACGGAGCTTGTGGCCTACCTGACGGCAGCGGGGGTGCACGCGGCCTCGGCCGAGCGTACAGCCGACCAGACCGCCATCGCGCTCGCGTCGGCAGCGATCGACTACCACCGGCGCGAGGCGAAGTCGTTCTGGTGGGAGCACTTCGCGCGTTTGCAGAACCCTGTGGACGAGTGGGCAGACACCCGCGGCGTCTTCGTGATCGACACGGCGATGATCCGGCGGGACTGGTCGCTCGCCGGCCCCCGCGCGCAGACGCTCTCCCGCGAACTGGTCGTCACCGGCACCGCTGCGCCGGGCAGCCGGTTCTCGGCCGACGCCTCGCCGTTCGTGCTGTTCGATTCGCCGTTCCCGCCGCTCGGCGGACCGACCGAACCGGGCGCACGCGCTGCGCACAGCCGTGTCACCTTCGCCGACTGCGGTGACGGCACCTACCTTCTCACCGAGAAGCTGAGCCGCGACGCCCACGCGGTCGGCGCGACGTATGCGCAGGTGCCGATCGCGGTCACCCCGGCCTCGCCTCCGAACGCGGGCAAACTCGCCGAGGCGATCGCCGACTGGGGCCGGGAGCTGCTGAACGGGCTTCCGGCGCTCAAACCGGATGCCGCACTCGACATCCTGAGGCGCGAACCGCCGCGACTGGGCTCCCTGCCCGGACTCGTGCGCGGCGAGAACGTGATCGCGAGCATCCGGAGCTCGCTGCTCGACCTCGACCGCTCGTACATCGCCGTGCAGGGCCCGCCCGGCACGGGAAAGACCTACACCGGGTCGCGGGTGATCGCCGATCTCGTGCAGAACCACGGCTGGAAGGTGGGGGTCGTCGCACAGTCGCACGCGGCGGTCGAGAACATGCTGGAGGCGATCGTCGGGGCGGGCCTCGACCCGCGGCTGGTCGGCAAGAAGCCGAAGGATGCTGCTGCTGCTGCTGCTGCGGCTTCTGCGGCGGGTGGTGCCGCGGCCGGCGGCTCGTGGACCAGGCTCGACGCGAAGGCCGTGCCGGGGTTCGTGCAGCAGTCCGGCGGGTACGTCTTCGGCGGCACGCAGTGGACGTTCGCGAACGCCAACACGGTGCCGCGCGGCTCGCTCGATCTGCTGGTGATCGACGAAGCGGGGCAGTTCTCGCTCGCGAGCACGATCGCTGCGTCGGTCGCCGCCACGCGCCTGCTGCTGCTCGGTGACCCGCAGCAGCTTCCGCAGGTGAGCCAGGGAACGCATCCGGAACCCGTCGACGTGTCGGCGCTCGGCTGGCTCGCTGAGGGGCACGGGGTGCTGCCGGCCGAGTTCGGCTACTTCCTCGAGACGAGCTGGCGCATGCACCCCGCGCTCTGCGCACCCGTGTCGGAGCTCTCCTACGAGGGCCGACTGCACTCGCACGAGTCGGGGCGGATGCTCGAGGGGGTCGACCCGGGGCTGCACCCGGTGCCGGTGCGTCACACGGGCAACTCGACGGCCTCGCCGGAAGAGGCTGACGAGGTCGTGCGGCTCGTCGCGGGGTTGGTCGGCTCGGCGTGGTTCGACGGCGTGGGCCAGACGGGTGCGGCAGGGCCGGCGGGCGCGGCCGGGCAGGCGGGTGCGGCCGGGCCGGCGGGTGCGGCGCCACGTCCGCTCGCGGAGCGGGACATCATCGTGGTCGCTCCCTACAACGCCCAGGTCGAACTGGTGCACCGGGCGCTCTCCGAGGCGGGGTTCGGCGGAGTTCCCGTCGGCACAGTCGACACGTTCCAGGGCCAGGAGGCGGCCGTCGCGATCGTGACGCTCGCGGCATCCGGGGCCGACGATGTGCCGCGGGGGCTGGAGTTCCTGCTGCTCGCGAACCGCCTCAACGTGGCGATCTCCCGCGCGCAGTGGGCGGCGTACCTCGTGTATTCGCCCGCGCTCACGGAGTACCTCCCCGGCTCCGTCCTGGGCCTCGCCCAGTTGAGTGCCTTCATCGGCCTGGTCGAGTAG